The Gadus macrocephalus chromosome 9, ASM3116895v1 genomic interval GACTTAGCAACTCTAAACTCCTAAACATCGAGGAAGCACTACAAGTAAAGGAAAAAGATTTAAATCTGGCCCAGATTTTTTTGTAGCTatgctataaatatatatagttgaataaattatataaatatattggtAAATCAAACAAACCTTCAATATGTTACTGAATAAAGGAGAGTAATTGTAGCAACACAACTATATATTATCAGTCCCTAGTCTCTGCCATGAGACGCATGTATACTCACAAGTGCTGTCTGTCTAGTGAACAATAGACCTTCAAAGATGCATACTTGAGTAGTGCGTTTGTTTTTTACAGGTTCTACATCTTGATTTctgcaaaaaaaatctatttttgGACAGAACTGGAAGGTCTCTGTTGTCAACGCCAATTGTTTAACTGACATAAGTTAGAAGGGGAAAAATTCATAGCACGACAAAAACGTGTCGTACTTGGTTAATTTCATTGAACCAAGAATTACAATGGTTTCTTTTTACCTAAACCTTtttatttgcttttttttttggtctctgCCTGCTCTACAAACAAAGCCTTCTGGTGAAGAGGACCCCAAGGAGTTGTGGGTACAGGCCAGACTGTGAGTAGCTGTCATTGACTCTGATCTCAAGTCTTCAACAATATTCTTTGGATCACCAGTTTACTCCTCATACTATCCTGCATACAGCTCTCCGGACTATTCATCACATGTGTCGTCATCCATTTTATTTAATGCGATGtggaaatgtatacatttgaagCTTGAGTGCCACATGCCTAGGACATTCACTTAATCCATGCAGTTAGGTAATGCTTTTAGCGGGAAAGCCCATAATCTCTCTAAGGTTGTCTTGCCATGTAAATTTGTCACAGGACTCCTGAATGACATGCTTCTCTCAAATATTGTATAACTGATGGTGTGTTTTTCAGACACTGGCTTTGAGGTTCCCGATGAGTTTCTGGTGGGCTATGCGCTGGACTACAACGAATACTTCAGAGATCTAAATGTGAGTGTGCTGAAGTAATGGGCGTTCAGTAATATAATGGAGTGGGAGAGGCAATATGTATTTAGTGTTCATGTATTTACATCTAATTTCCATAAAGCTATCACGACCAGAGATGAGTCATTGCGTAAAAAACACACTTTCTTTGCTGTTTTGTGATCAAATAGGCCCACTATACCTAGACAGTCATATAAGAATGTGTGCAGTGTGCATTCACCGGGTCATTTTATCACTAATAAATTGCATTCGTGGTAACATGGGCCTCGACGCTGTCTAGTGTACGCCGTATTCTGTATCCGCTTCCACTCTGATGTTTCCAACGTGTTTTCTTGTTGTGTCACAGCACAtctgcgtgctgacagaggaaGCCAAGGAGAAGTACAAGGTCTGAGTAGAAAGTGGTCGGGCTCGGAATCACCAGTTACACCTCAGGACGCTCTGTTGACTTACTGACGGATCTATCCAAAATGttacttttccttttttaataGAAATACGatatgtacattataaatatcctgtgtcttttttttgttttgttatttatgtGATGTCTGTcaggatatttttttttactttatagagattgtaaacaaaaaatatttttttcttggaTTTATGTTTCTGGATGGTGATACCTGTAACTATAAACAATGGTTGAAATGCAAATGTGTTCCGGTTGAAATTTCTGATTTACTCCCATAAGGCTGACACAGAATGTACTGTTAAATATTGTACTTGTATGATCAAGGACCTGCTTGCAGAAATACAAATCTTAAATCCTAAGCACTGTCCATCATTTCAATATATGTGAGTTCTCTCTCTGTGCGAGTTGGGAGCTCCCGGGTTCAAGCTTAGGCAGATAAACGATTGTGGCTGGTTTTTCTAACTTATTGGATGTGCAGACGTAGGCTTTTGTAGTCATTTATTTTAAACTGAAAATGCGCTTATTGTCATAGATAagtatttattgttaaaaaatacTTGTATACGAAACtttttgcgtgtgcgtgtgttaggtgtgtgtgtagtgtacaaCTTGGAAAATAGCAAATAACTACATAACTTTTTAAGGTGAAGTTCGCCAATCCTACTGCGAGAGGCAGCAATAACGTGTGGTTTACATCCGCATTGCCgagaagaagaagggagagTTTGCTTATCTACGAGTCCTGTCAGTATCCATTGTCTTATTTTTCTGCCGTCTCAGCATTTTATGATGTCAACGGTCTGTGATCGATAACCTTCATCATGGACATAAAACAACGGGCCATTGACAATCTGAAGGGTCAAGTCGGAAGCGAGTCCTCAGAACCACCTGTACGTCCCAAAGCGTCAGTGTTGATCCCGCTGTTCATAAAAAATGGAGAGTTGTATGTGTTATTGACCCTTCGTTCTGAACAGGTAACTTGAATCCTTGCGTACTGTATCGGAAAATAATATCTATTCACGTCGTTGACATATTTTAATTGTGCTGCAGTTGAGGACCAATGCTGGTGAGGTGTGTTTCCCAGGAGGGAAGAGCGACCCTCAGGATACAGACGAGATCCACACAGCCTTGAGAGAGGCCGAGGAGGAGATAGGCATACCACCTGATCAGGTGGAGGTAGTCTGCAGACTACTCGATCCTATAGTTAGCAAGGTACTTTTATTCAGATTTTGCATTTCATAGCTTGGTTGGTCTCCGTATTCCCCTTATCTTACTTACCGTCATACCTTTACAAAACTACAGGGAGGACTCCTGGTCACTGCGGTCGTGGGATTCATAGATGGGTCATTTCTTCCACGTCCCAACCCGGCCGAGGTCAGTGAGGTGTTCGCAGTCCCCCTGAACCTGTTCGTCCAGAAGAAGGACCACTCGATGTTTGGCGCTCCTGGGATGTTTCTTCACAGTTTCCAGTTTCTTGACTCGGACTCAGGTCGTCAGTATCGGATCTATGGGTTGACGGCCGCTTTTGCGATAATAGTTGCTGTTCTTGCTCTCGGTAAATGGCCGGAGTTTGACATTGATCTTGGAAGCGGATCATTTGCAGACCGTATAAATAGCAGAATAAATAGAACAATGAGTAAATTATAAGATCCTTGATGGCTGTAATGGTGCTAAAAGACCGTATTTAGGCCTCATTTTATATCattattgttaatgtttgtctgtAAAGCTGTTGGATCTTTTTCTCATGTCTGAGGTATTGTTGCAATagtatccagctgcagccccggagaacaacaccctggcgtgacagaacacccaggcgggacggaagtactgtggctggacggaagttacctccgatgattttttttatagacaaataaacttatttatcgcttgaattaacataacatagaaataaaacaatatttcgACACGTTAGTAACCATTTTTAGAGCTTAAAAAAGGTTTAACGTTATTTTGACAAATACCTCAGGATTTTTTCTTTGCGTTATTAAACTTATTAGACCAAAAAATTagcttaatttttttaacgttatttagACGAATAAACTGATTTAGGGTGTAGACAATTATTTAATGGAATTGTGTATTATAAACTTTACTCATTAAGTAATTGACCATTAGAATTTAGTAATTTGAATTAAgtaattgttttaatatgtcTAATAGAatcaaatttatttttttgtaaagtatatcatcataatttgatataaatatacattgaaGAATAACCACACCAAAGTTACCTCAcaatttatttaacaaataatCTACGGAAGCTTAAAGATATAGTTTCTTCATGCTGACTGCCATCAGCTCCAACTCACTGTCAAAAGAATCAAACAGTCAAATCAATGTTAAGcctatacaatatattatttgtattctgtCACTGGAAACGTGATTCACTTCTCTTTTTCGCTTCAGTCTGAGGACTGGGGGAAGTATTCCAGCCGCCATTTGTTTGGCCTCCTCCATAAAGTGTGGGAACCTTCTGCCGTGCCTGAAATTATTGTAGGAATTATacatattttgttaatattGGGGTTgaggtatatattcatattttaaataaacaaaaacatacccaTCCAGGTGGAAGTTCTCAAGCAGTACTGTGCACCACCATTTTCAGAGGACTGGCATGTTTTTCTAAAGTAGAATTGACAATGATAAAATATGCATACAAGTATGAATTTTTCAACATCTAAAAACGATTTATTCCTTAAAAGTTAGACAATAAAAAACGCATGACAGTTTTGCTAAATCGTGTTGGTGATTACGGATGACACTAAATAAACCACAGCACGGCTTTAACATGAATTTTACTcaatatattaataattattatgaactGGTTAACTCTCACTTCCATGAACGAAGTGCAGCTCATTTTTCAAAAAGGGCGCAGTATTATTATATTTGAATTTAGCGAAAAGTAAATAAACCACGGCACGACTTTTACCACGActttgaccaataaaaaaactgtcgttttttattggtcaacatggaaaaaacatgaggggtaactgtcgtttttctttggtcgtcatgaaaaaaaacataaggggtaacactgtcattttttattggtcgtcatgaaaaaaaaaaaaaggggtaacactgtcgatatttatcaattagtaaatagggggtaacactgtcgtttttatgaaatgaaacacgaggggtgacactgtcttttttctttggtcgtcatgaaaaaaaccgtaaggggtaacacttgttttttatttgttgtcatgaaaaaaaacataagtgttaacacttgttttttattggtcgtcatgaaaaaaaacacaaggggtaacactgttgttttttattggtcgtcatgaaaaaaacataaggggtaacactgtcgtttttttattggtcgtcatgaaaaacacacaaggtgtaacattgttgttttttattggtcgtcatgaaaaaaaacataaagggtaacactgttgtctttgtcaaataaaatataaggggtaacagtgtcgttttttattggtcgtcatgaaaaaaaacaaaagggaaataatagaaataaccacatacattttaatgttatgTATATTCTCTTctttgatgattgattattgtgtattttcatcgcctcagtggtgcagtggtgtgcactctgcctaacccactggagaccgcggctcaatttctgaggaaaacacaaaatcttcaattttaaacgtaatgctatcatgtctattgcactgccaTATATAATCTCAGACGTATTTAAAGTAATAATCTCATTGggtagtggagagagctgtgagctaaccccctggagaccggggttcaagtccggttaatgtcctctgttggaagtcacatatttctatttcatgcgaattataaagtcaagtataaccattgtgatgaccttattcagtgtcttgatggtgcattgataagttcggaggttgacactctaaacagctcaggttcggatccccgcaaaaacgtcgacagagGTACCACTGTCGTatattattggtcaacatggaaaaaacatgaggggtaactgtcgtattttatcgtccgtcatgaaatgaacataaggggtaatactgttgatatttatcaaataaaacataaggggtaacactgtcgatatttatcaaataaaacatagggggtaacactgtccttttttatcggtcgtcatgaaaaaaacataaggggtaacactgtcgatatttatccattaaaacatagggggtaacattgtcgtttttatcaaatgaaacatgaggggtgacactcgttttttctttggtcgtcatgaaaagaaccataaggggtaacactgttgctttttattggtcgtcatgaaaaaaaacataaggggtaacactgtcattttttattggtcgtcatgaaaaaaaacataaggggtaacactgtcgatatttatcaattagtacatagggggtaacactgtcgtttttatgaaatgaaacatgaggggtgacactgtcgtttttctttggtcgtcatgaaaaaaaaccgtaaggggtaacactgttgattttatttgttgtcatggaaaaaaacttaaggggtaacactgttgttttttattggtcgtcatgaaaaaaaacataaggggcaacactgttgttttttattggtcgtcatgaaagaaaacataaggggtaacactgttgtttttttattggtcgtcatgaataaaaacataaggggtaacaatgttgttttttattggtcgtcatgaaaaaaaacataaggggtaacactgttgtctttgtcaaataaaatataaggggtaacactgtcgtattttattggtcgtcatgaaaaaaaacatagttgaaaaaaaaaaaattgtccttgtcaaataaaatataatgggtaacactgttgtttttatcaaaagatacgtaaagggtaacactgtcgttctttatctgtcgtcatgaaaaacccataaggggtaacactgtcgaaatgtatcgaataaaacataggggctaacactgtcgtttttatcaaatgaaacatgaggggtgacgctgttgtttttattggtctaaatgaaaaaaaacataaggggtaacactgttgtttattattggtcgtcatgaaaaaaacataaggggtaacactgttgttttttattggtcgccatgaaaaaaaacataaggggtaacactgttgttttttattggtcgtcatgaaaaaaaacataaggggtaacactgttgtttttcattggtcgttatgaaaaaaatataaggggtaacactgtcgttttttatcggtcgtcatgaaaaaaacataaggggtaacactgttgatatttatccattaaaacatagggggtaacattgtcgtttttatcaaatgaaacatgaggggtgacactgtcgttttttctttggtcgtcatgaaaagaaccataaggggtaacactgttgctttttattggtcgtcatgaaaaaaaacataaggggtaacactgtcattttttattggtcgtcatgaaaaaaaacataaggggtaacactgtcgatatttatcaatcagtacatagggggtaacactgtcgtttttatgaaatgaaacatgaggggtgacactgtcgttttactttggtcgtcatgaaaaaaaagcgtaaggggtaacactgttgttttttatttgttgtcatgaaaaaaaacttaaggggtaacactgttgtttatttattggtagtcgtgataaaaaacataaggggtaacactgttgttatttattggtcgtcatgaaaaaaaacttaaggggtaacactgttgtttatttattggtagtcgtgataaaaaacataaggggtaacactgttgttatttattggtcgtcatgaaaaaaaacataaggggtaacactgttgttttttattggtcgtcatgaaagaaaacataaggggtaacactgttgtttttttattggtcgtcatgaataaaaacataaggggtaacaatgttgttttttattggtcgtcatgaaaaaaaacataaggggtaacactgttgtctttgtcaaataaaatataaggggtaacactgtcgtattttattggtcgtcatgaaaaaaaacatagttgaaaaaaaaaaaaattgtccttgtcaaataaaatataatgggtaacactgttgtttttatcaaaagatacgtaaagggtaacactgtcgttctttatctgtcgtcatgaaaaacccataaggggtaacactcgtttttatcaaatgaaacatgaggggtgacactgttgttttttattggtcgtcatgaaaaaaacataaggtgtaacactgttgttttttattggtcgtcatgaaaaaaaacataaggggtaacactgttgttttttattggtcgccatgaaaaaaaacataaggggtaacactgttgttttttattggtcgtcatgaaaaaaatataaggggtaacactgtcgttttttatcggtcgtcatgaaaaaaacataaggggtaacactgtcgatatttatccattaaaacatagggggtaacatcgtcgtttttatcaaatgaaacatgtggggtgacactgtcgttttttctttggtcgtcatgaaaagaaccataaggggtaacactgttgctttttattggtcgtcatgaaaaaaaacataaggggtaacactgtcattttttattggtcgtcatgaaaaaaaacataaggggtaacactgtcgatatttatcaattagtacatagggggtaacactgtcgtttttatgaaatgaaacatgaggggtgacactgtcgtttttctttcgtcgtcatgaaaaaaaaacgtaaggggtaacactgttgttttttatttgttgtcatgaaaaaaaacttaaggggtaacactgttgtttttttattggtcgtcgtgataaaaaacataaggggtaacactgttgttttttattggtcgtcatgaaaaaaaacataaggggtaacactgttgttttttattggtcgtcatgaaagaaaacataaggggcaacaatgttgttttttattggtcgtcatgaaaaaaaacatagttgaaaaaaaaaaaaattgtccttgtcaaataaaatataatgggtaacactgttgtttttatcaaaagatacgtaaagggtaacactgtcgttctttatctgtcgtcatgaaaaacccataaggggtaacactgtcgaaatgtatcgaataaaacatagggggtaacactgtcgtttttatcaaatgaaacatgaggggtgacgctgttgtttttattggtctaaatgaaaaaaaacataaggggtaacactgttgttttttattggtcgtcatgaaaaaaacataaggggtaacactgttgttttttattggtcgtcatgaaaaaaaacataaggggtaacactgttgttttttattggtcgccatgaaaaaaaacataaggggtaacactgttgttttttattggtcgtcatgaaaaaaaacaaggggtaacactgtagttttttattggtcgtcatgaaaaaaaacataaggggtaacactgtcgatatttatcaatcagtacatagggggtaacactgtcgtttttatgaaatgaaacatgaggggtgacactgtcatttttctttggtcgtcatgaaaaaaaaacgtaaggggtaacactgttgttttttatttgttgtcatgaaaaaaaacttaaggggtaacactgttgtttttttattggtcgtcgtgataaaaaacataaggggtaacactgttgttttttattggtcgtcatgaaaaaaaacataaggggtaacactgttgttttttattggtcgtcatgaaagaaaacataaggggtaacactgttgtttttttattggtcgtcatgaataaaaacataaggggtaacaatgttgttttttattggtcgtcatgaaaaaaaacataaggggtaacactgttgtctttgtcaaataaaatataaggggtaacactgtcgtattttattggtcgtcatgaaaaaaaacatagttgaaaaaaaaaaaaattgtccttgtcaaataaaatataatgggtaacactgttgtttttatcaaaagatacgtaaagggtaacactatatatatatataaaaatatatagcctatatattcaattttttatatatttcctttttttcattttcttttctttttttcttgtgagagtagcgacttgcccctaatgaccagtcgccactggtcattctgaccggggacatttagaattgtcgGTCCTCCTAATTTCTTTCCGGTCATTGACCGGTAATAACCGAAaacggaaactctgctataaaccggcctaactttcaccgtcaacaccgaaccccttcttcttcgcacaGCTGTCAACATCCGAAACATTCGCaagttagattttctcaaacagcagtttcaagtacgg includes:
- the nudt7 gene encoding peroxisomal coenzyme A diphosphatase NUDT7 isoform X2 yields the protein MDIKQRAIDNLKGQVGSESSEPPLRTNAGEVCFPGGKSDPQDTDEIHTALREAEEEIGIPPDQVEVVCRLLDPIVSKGGLLVTAVVGFIDGSFLPRPNPAEVSEVFAVPLNLFVQKKDHSMFGAPGMFLHSFQFLDSDSGRQYRIYGLTAAFAIIVAVLALGKWPEFDIDLGSGSFADRINSRINRTMSKL
- the nudt7 gene encoding peroxisomal coenzyme A diphosphatase NUDT7 isoform X1, giving the protein MDIKQRAIDNLKGQVGSESSEPPVRPKASVLIPLFIKNGELYVLLTLRSEQLRTNAGEVCFPGGKSDPQDTDEIHTALREAEEEIGIPPDQVEVVCRLLDPIVSKGGLLVTAVVGFIDGSFLPRPNPAEVSEVFAVPLNLFVQKKDHSMFGAPGMFLHSFQFLDSDSGRQYRIYGLTAAFAIIVAVLALGKWPEFDIDLGSGSFADRINSRINRTMSKL